One part of the Megachile rotundata isolate GNS110a chromosome 16, iyMegRotu1, whole genome shotgun sequence genome encodes these proteins:
- the yellow-b gene encoding L-dopachrome tautomerase yellow-b isoform X3 — protein MQSRTTSLFLNIFLWFCLGEIIVADDKLRVAFQWKQLEYEWPNNETKLLFPGYKQEDNLPLGLEITNDRIFVTVPRWRLGVAASLNYFYINDTRESPTLIPYPSWEAHQYKDRSVPEIISTFRIRADRCDRLWVLDTGFTDILDSPEQQSPPALLVYDLKNDKLMRKFVIPDHQRTPDSLFANIAVEDYSCEDSYAYLGDLGGPGLVVYSWKMDKSWLVKHHFFHPDPQGGEFNVSGISFQWTDGLFGMSLAPTGDGYSTMYFHPLSSSMEFSVSTKLLRDPQRATSSENFHEFHSLGSRGLNGQSSVSFLDPITGVLFYALTNKNAIACWRPQNMFMMQQQGLIYMDNITMVFPNDLKVDRNGSIWVLSDRLPTFMYSRLDPEDYNFRILTGSTKNAIEGTACSMNPPPTTTSPRTFSPQSNIIASKACALQNSEITLASVIGILLARRFI, from the exons atGCAGTCCAGAACGACTTCACTTTTTCTAAACATATTTCTTTGGTTTTGTCTTGGGGAAATTATCGTCGCCGACGACAAGCTCAGGGTAGCTTTTCAATGGAAACAACTAGAATACGAGTGGCCAAACAACGAAACTAAACTACTCTTCCCCGGATACAAACAAGAAGATAATCTTCCTCTTGGACTTGAAATCACTAATGACAGGATTTTTGTTACTGTTCCGAGATGGAGACTCGGTGTTGCTGCTAGtttaaactatttttatattaatg ATACTCGTGAATCTCCCACATTAATACCTTATCCTTCATGGGAGGCGCACCAATACAAAGATCGCAGCGTTCCCGAGATCATTTCAACGTTTCGAATCCGTGCAGACCGTTGCGACAGATTATGGGTGTTGGATACCGGATTTACCGACATCTTAGATAGCCCCGAACAGCAATCACCACCAGCGTTACTCGTATACGACTTAAAGAATGACAAATTGATGCGAAAATTCGTTATTCCGGATCATCAAAGAACACCTGATTCACTGTTCGCTAACATCGCAGTCGAAGATTATTCTTGTGAAGACTCTTATGCCTATCTGGGTGATTTAGGTGGACCTGGTCTTGTGGTTTACTCGTGGAAGATGGACAAATCATGGCTTGTCAAGCACCATTTCTTCCATCCTGATCCTCAG ggTGGAGAGTTCAACGTATCAGGAATCTCATTCCAATGGACAGATGGATTGTTCGGTATGAGTCTTGCACCCACAGGCGATGGATACAGCACCATGTACTTTCATCCACTCTCTAGTAGCATGGAGTTTTCAGTTAGCACAAAGCTACTTAGAGACCCTCAACGTGCTACTTCCTCAG AAAACTTCCATGAGTTCCACTCTCTAGGATCTAGAGGATTAAATGGTCAAAGTAGTGTCAGCTTTTTGGACCCAATCACAGGtgttttattttatgcattGACCAACAAAAACGCTATAGCTTGTTGGAGGCCACAGAACATGTTTATGATGCAGCAACAAGGTCTTATTTATATGGACAACATTACTATGGTATTTCCTAATGATTTGAAG gTTGATCGAAATGGCAGTATATGGGTTCTCTCGGACCGCCTCCCCACGTTCATGTACTCCCGTCTGGACCCCGAAGACTACAACTTCCGAATTCTCACCGGTTCCACAAAAAACGCCATAGAAGGCACCGCATGCTCTATGAATCCACCTCCGACCACCACCAGCCCACGCACCTTTTCTCCACAATCGAACATCATCGCCTCAAAAGCGTGCGCcctccaaaattctgaaataaccTTAGCCTCCGTAATCGGCATACTCCTCGCGAGAAGGTTCATCTGA
- the yellow-b gene encoding L-dopachrome tautomerase yellow-b isoform X1, which translates to MLARVDTHYVDRPRLHLTHPLPRSLTRTSTFQQRKQDKNQTKMQSRTTSLFLNIFLWFCLGEIIVADDKLRVAFQWKQLEYEWPNNETKLLFPGYKQEDNLPLGLEITNDRIFVTVPRWRLGVAASLNYFYINDTRESPTLIPYPSWEAHQYKDRSVPEIISTFRIRADRCDRLWVLDTGFTDILDSPEQQSPPALLVYDLKNDKLMRKFVIPDHQRTPDSLFANIAVEDYSCEDSYAYLGDLGGPGLVVYSWKMDKSWLVKHHFFHPDPQGGEFNVSGISFQWTDGLFGMSLAPTGDGYSTMYFHPLSSSMEFSVSTKLLRDPQRATSSENFHEFHSLGSRGLNGQSSVSFLDPITGVLFYALTNKNAIACWRPQNMFMMQQQGLIYMDNITMVFPNDLKVDRNGSIWVLSDRLPTFMYSRLDPEDYNFRILTGSTKNAIEGTACSMNPPPTTTSPRTFSPQSNIIASKACALQNSEITLASVIGILLARRFI; encoded by the exons cGTCAACATTCCAACAACGAAAACAAGataaaaatcaaacaaaaatGCAGTCCAGAACGACTTCACTTTTTCTAAACATATTTCTTTGGTTTTGTCTTGGGGAAATTATCGTCGCCGACGACAAGCTCAGGGTAGCTTTTCAATGGAAACAACTAGAATACGAGTGGCCAAACAACGAAACTAAACTACTCTTCCCCGGATACAAACAAGAAGATAATCTTCCTCTTGGACTTGAAATCACTAATGACAGGATTTTTGTTACTGTTCCGAGATGGAGACTCGGTGTTGCTGCTAGtttaaactatttttatattaatg ATACTCGTGAATCTCCCACATTAATACCTTATCCTTCATGGGAGGCGCACCAATACAAAGATCGCAGCGTTCCCGAGATCATTTCAACGTTTCGAATCCGTGCAGACCGTTGCGACAGATTATGGGTGTTGGATACCGGATTTACCGACATCTTAGATAGCCCCGAACAGCAATCACCACCAGCGTTACTCGTATACGACTTAAAGAATGACAAATTGATGCGAAAATTCGTTATTCCGGATCATCAAAGAACACCTGATTCACTGTTCGCTAACATCGCAGTCGAAGATTATTCTTGTGAAGACTCTTATGCCTATCTGGGTGATTTAGGTGGACCTGGTCTTGTGGTTTACTCGTGGAAGATGGACAAATCATGGCTTGTCAAGCACCATTTCTTCCATCCTGATCCTCAG ggTGGAGAGTTCAACGTATCAGGAATCTCATTCCAATGGACAGATGGATTGTTCGGTATGAGTCTTGCACCCACAGGCGATGGATACAGCACCATGTACTTTCATCCACTCTCTAGTAGCATGGAGTTTTCAGTTAGCACAAAGCTACTTAGAGACCCTCAACGTGCTACTTCCTCAG AAAACTTCCATGAGTTCCACTCTCTAGGATCTAGAGGATTAAATGGTCAAAGTAGTGTCAGCTTTTTGGACCCAATCACAGGtgttttattttatgcattGACCAACAAAAACGCTATAGCTTGTTGGAGGCCACAGAACATGTTTATGATGCAGCAACAAGGTCTTATTTATATGGACAACATTACTATGGTATTTCCTAATGATTTGAAG gTTGATCGAAATGGCAGTATATGGGTTCTCTCGGACCGCCTCCCCACGTTCATGTACTCCCGTCTGGACCCCGAAGACTACAACTTCCGAATTCTCACCGGTTCCACAAAAAACGCCATAGAAGGCACCGCATGCTCTATGAATCCACCTCCGACCACCACCAGCCCACGCACCTTTTCTCCACAATCGAACATCATCGCCTCAAAAGCGTGCGCcctccaaaattctgaaataaccTTAGCCTCCGTAATCGGCATACTCCTCGCGAGAAGGTTCATCTGA
- the yellow-b gene encoding L-dopachrome tautomerase yellow-b isoform X2: MFRNILLLRASTFQQRKQDKNQTKMQSRTTSLFLNIFLWFCLGEIIVADDKLRVAFQWKQLEYEWPNNETKLLFPGYKQEDNLPLGLEITNDRIFVTVPRWRLGVAASLNYFYINDTRESPTLIPYPSWEAHQYKDRSVPEIISTFRIRADRCDRLWVLDTGFTDILDSPEQQSPPALLVYDLKNDKLMRKFVIPDHQRTPDSLFANIAVEDYSCEDSYAYLGDLGGPGLVVYSWKMDKSWLVKHHFFHPDPQGGEFNVSGISFQWTDGLFGMSLAPTGDGYSTMYFHPLSSSMEFSVSTKLLRDPQRATSSENFHEFHSLGSRGLNGQSSVSFLDPITGVLFYALTNKNAIACWRPQNMFMMQQQGLIYMDNITMVFPNDLKVDRNGSIWVLSDRLPTFMYSRLDPEDYNFRILTGSTKNAIEGTACSMNPPPTTTSPRTFSPQSNIIASKACALQNSEITLASVIGILLARRFI; encoded by the exons ATGTTTCGCAACATCTTATTGTTGCGGG cGTCAACATTCCAACAACGAAAACAAGataaaaatcaaacaaaaatGCAGTCCAGAACGACTTCACTTTTTCTAAACATATTTCTTTGGTTTTGTCTTGGGGAAATTATCGTCGCCGACGACAAGCTCAGGGTAGCTTTTCAATGGAAACAACTAGAATACGAGTGGCCAAACAACGAAACTAAACTACTCTTCCCCGGATACAAACAAGAAGATAATCTTCCTCTTGGACTTGAAATCACTAATGACAGGATTTTTGTTACTGTTCCGAGATGGAGACTCGGTGTTGCTGCTAGtttaaactatttttatattaatg ATACTCGTGAATCTCCCACATTAATACCTTATCCTTCATGGGAGGCGCACCAATACAAAGATCGCAGCGTTCCCGAGATCATTTCAACGTTTCGAATCCGTGCAGACCGTTGCGACAGATTATGGGTGTTGGATACCGGATTTACCGACATCTTAGATAGCCCCGAACAGCAATCACCACCAGCGTTACTCGTATACGACTTAAAGAATGACAAATTGATGCGAAAATTCGTTATTCCGGATCATCAAAGAACACCTGATTCACTGTTCGCTAACATCGCAGTCGAAGATTATTCTTGTGAAGACTCTTATGCCTATCTGGGTGATTTAGGTGGACCTGGTCTTGTGGTTTACTCGTGGAAGATGGACAAATCATGGCTTGTCAAGCACCATTTCTTCCATCCTGATCCTCAG ggTGGAGAGTTCAACGTATCAGGAATCTCATTCCAATGGACAGATGGATTGTTCGGTATGAGTCTTGCACCCACAGGCGATGGATACAGCACCATGTACTTTCATCCACTCTCTAGTAGCATGGAGTTTTCAGTTAGCACAAAGCTACTTAGAGACCCTCAACGTGCTACTTCCTCAG AAAACTTCCATGAGTTCCACTCTCTAGGATCTAGAGGATTAAATGGTCAAAGTAGTGTCAGCTTTTTGGACCCAATCACAGGtgttttattttatgcattGACCAACAAAAACGCTATAGCTTGTTGGAGGCCACAGAACATGTTTATGATGCAGCAACAAGGTCTTATTTATATGGACAACATTACTATGGTATTTCCTAATGATTTGAAG gTTGATCGAAATGGCAGTATATGGGTTCTCTCGGACCGCCTCCCCACGTTCATGTACTCCCGTCTGGACCCCGAAGACTACAACTTCCGAATTCTCACCGGTTCCACAAAAAACGCCATAGAAGGCACCGCATGCTCTATGAATCCACCTCCGACCACCACCAGCCCACGCACCTTTTCTCCACAATCGAACATCATCGCCTCAAAAGCGTGCGCcctccaaaattctgaaataaccTTAGCCTCCGTAATCGGCATACTCCTCGCGAGAAGGTTCATCTGA